In Pedobacter heparinus DSM 2366, the following are encoded in one genomic region:
- a CDS encoding ABC transporter permease gives MIIFRLIGESFRFAADALRQNKLRTMLSLLGITIGIFAIIFVFSAADTFRSKLQESIDKLGSKTIFVQKWPWGGFGDYPWWKYVNRPEPSLRDYSALKERLEHAEGVSYEIYADSRTVKYRSNSVEGAGLKAASQDFNKTWTIDFQEGRYFTENEGKSGSPVIILGADIADGLFNGEPAVGKKIVVMGRRLTVVGVFRKEGEDMLGMSQDKNILIPLNFAKGLFDVESGRYDPTITVRGKEHIALEEIESEIQGAMRAIHKIRPGADDDFALNKSTIASDQLDVMFGIVDIAGWVIGGFSILVGGFGIANIMFVSVKERTNIIGIQKSLGAKNYFILLQFLFEAIALCLLGGLLGLLLVYICTLISAALGFEMVLFMKNIVLGIGVSFLIGTISGFWPAYSASRLDPVEAIRS, from the coding sequence ATGATCATTTTCAGACTAATAGGCGAAAGTTTTCGGTTCGCAGCTGATGCACTGCGCCAAAACAAACTGCGGACAATGCTTTCCTTATTGGGAATCACCATTGGCATTTTTGCCATCATATTTGTATTTTCTGCTGCCGATACCTTTAGAAGTAAGCTTCAGGAAAGCATTGACAAACTGGGCTCAAAAACAATTTTTGTTCAGAAATGGCCCTGGGGCGGATTTGGAGATTATCCCTGGTGGAAATATGTAAATCGTCCGGAACCTTCCTTAAGGGATTATAGTGCATTAAAGGAACGTCTGGAGCATGCTGAGGGTGTTTCCTATGAAATTTATGCCGATAGCAGAACTGTCAAGTACCGTAGCAATTCTGTTGAAGGAGCAGGTTTGAAAGCGGCCTCCCAGGACTTTAATAAAACATGGACCATCGATTTTCAGGAGGGTAGGTATTTTACAGAGAATGAAGGGAAATCGGGCTCACCGGTCATCATTCTTGGAGCCGACATCGCTGATGGTTTATTTAATGGTGAACCTGCTGTAGGAAAAAAGATTGTGGTAATGGGGCGCCGTTTAACTGTAGTTGGTGTCTTCAGAAAAGAGGGGGAGGATATGCTCGGTATGTCCCAGGATAAAAATATCCTGATTCCGCTCAACTTTGCAAAAGGCTTATTTGATGTGGAAAGCGGACGTTATGACCCTACGATTACCGTAAGGGGAAAAGAGCATATCGCACTTGAAGAAATAGAAAGTGAAATACAGGGCGCTATGCGCGCGATACATAAGATCAGACCGGGAGCAGATGATGATTTTGCTTTAAATAAAAGTACAATTGCTTCCGATCAGCTGGATGTGATGTTTGGGATAGTGGATATTGCAGGTTGGGTAATTGGTGGTTTTTCTATCCTCGTTGGCGGGTTTGGCATAGCCAACATCATGTTTGTTTCAGTAAAGGAACGCACCAATATTATAGGTATACAGAAATCACTGGGCGCCAAAAATTATTTTATTCTGTTACAGTTTTTGTTTGAGGCAATTGCACTATGTTTACTGGGCGGTTTGTTGGGCTTGTTACTGGTTTATATATGTACACTGATCTCGGCCGCACTTGGATTTGAAATGGTATTGTTCATGAAGAATATTGTGCTGGGAATAGGAGTGTCATTTTTAATCGGTACAATATCGGGGTTTTGGCCTGCGTATTCGGCATCAAGGTTAGATCCTGTCGAAGCGATCCGCTCCTAA
- the queA gene encoding tRNA preQ1(34) S-adenosylmethionine ribosyltransferase-isomerase QueA: MKLSQFKFNLPESLVANNPSEQRDEARLMVLHKDSGKIEHKIFKDVLDYFDDQDVMILNNTKVFPARLYGNKEKTGATIEVFLLRELNKELRLWDVLVDPARKIRVGNKLYFGDDDLLVAEVVDNTTSRGRTIRFLFDGTDEEFRKNIEILGETPLPKYIKRKATAQDKERYQTIFAKHEGAVAAPTAGLHFSRELMKRLELKGINFAEVTLHVGLGTFRSVEVEDLTKHKMDSEQFIIEQKDADIVNKAIERKKRICAVGTTSMRAIESAVSSGRTLKAANDWTSKFIFPPYDFSIANSMITNFHTPESTLLMMVSAFGGYDYVRHAYEVALKEKYRFYSYGDAMLII; encoded by the coding sequence ATGAAGTTATCTCAATTTAAGTTTAATTTACCTGAATCGCTGGTTGCCAACAACCCTTCTGAACAAAGAGACGAAGCCCGTTTAATGGTTTTACACAAGGATAGCGGAAAAATTGAACATAAAATATTTAAAGATGTTTTAGACTATTTCGATGACCAGGATGTTATGATCCTGAACAACACTAAAGTTTTCCCTGCCCGTTTATACGGCAATAAGGAAAAGACAGGTGCAACAATTGAAGTCTTCCTGTTAAGGGAGCTGAACAAAGAACTTCGTTTATGGGATGTTTTAGTTGATCCTGCACGTAAAATCCGCGTTGGAAATAAACTATATTTTGGTGATGACGACCTGCTGGTTGCTGAAGTGGTTGACAATACCACCTCTCGTGGACGTACCATCCGTTTCTTATTTGATGGCACTGACGAAGAATTCAGAAAAAACATTGAGATATTGGGCGAAACACCACTGCCAAAATACATCAAACGTAAAGCTACTGCACAGGATAAAGAACGTTACCAAACTATTTTCGCAAAACATGAAGGCGCTGTAGCAGCCCCTACTGCCGGTTTACACTTTAGCAGGGAACTGATGAAACGCCTGGAGTTGAAAGGGATTAACTTTGCGGAGGTGACACTACACGTTGGTTTAGGTACCTTCAGATCTGTAGAAGTTGAAGACCTGACCAAGCATAAGATGGATTCTGAGCAATTTATTATTGAGCAGAAAGATGCAGACATTGTTAACAAAGCAATTGAACGTAAAAAAAGGATCTGTGCCGTGGGTACTACTTCAATGCGTGCCATAGAATCGGCTGTTTCTTCAGGCAGGACCCTTAAGGCTGCTAACGACTGGACCAGCAAATTTATCTTCCCTCCTTATGATTTCAGCATTGCAAATTCTATGATTACCAATTTCCACACACCTGAATCTACTTTGCTGATGATGGTAAGTGCATTTGGCGGCTATGATTACGTCAGACATGCTTATGAGGTGGCTTTGAAAGAAAAATACCGTTTCTATAGCTATGGCGATGCGATGTTGATCATCTGA
- a CDS encoding 2-C-methyl-D-erythritol 4-phosphate cytidylyltransferase, which yields MKYYAIIVAGGSGNRMQSTVAKQFLLLDGKPVLMHTLTAFDQCKYRPEILLVLNIHQHSYWEELCLKYNFDIPHKVVSGGEQRFHSVKNGLKIIKGNGIVAVHDAARPLVSAALINRSYDVAEEKGNCVAGITPTDSVRKILEEGNESLNRNELALIQTPQTFQVSTLRKAYQVPFRNDFTDDASVVEFAGFKINLIDGERENIKITYPEDLEIATIFIKKRELS from the coding sequence ATGAAGTATTATGCAATTATAGTAGCCGGAGGTTCAGGGAACAGGATGCAAAGTACTGTTGCCAAACAATTTTTATTGCTGGATGGCAAACCGGTGCTCATGCATACACTTACAGCTTTTGATCAATGCAAATACAGACCCGAAATATTACTGGTACTGAATATACATCAGCACAGCTATTGGGAAGAACTTTGTCTGAAGTATAATTTTGATATCCCGCACAAGGTAGTAAGTGGTGGTGAGCAACGGTTCCACTCTGTAAAAAACGGGTTAAAAATTATCAAAGGAAATGGAATAGTGGCCGTCCATGATGCTGCCAGACCCTTGGTTTCGGCTGCGCTGATTAACAGGTCATATGACGTTGCCGAAGAAAAAGGTAATTGTGTAGCAGGCATAACACCAACAGATTCGGTTAGAAAAATTCTGGAAGAAGGAAATGAATCATTAAACAGAAATGAGCTGGCATTGATACAAACACCACAAACATTTCAGGTGAGTACGCTTAGAAAAGCTTATCAGGTTCCATTTAGAAATGATTTTACTGATGATGCTTCTGTAGTTGAGTTTGCTGGTTTTAAAATAAACCTGATTGATGGTGAGCGAGAGAACATAAAGATTACCTATCCGGAAGATCTGGAAATCGCAACGATCTTTATAAAGAAAAGGGAACTTAGTTAG
- a CDS encoding lmo0937 family membrane protein, translating into MGNLLYLVAVVLVILWIIGFFFNGFGPNVGGLIHILLVIAIIAILLKVINRAA; encoded by the coding sequence ATGGGAAATTTACTTTATCTTGTTGCTGTAGTCTTGGTTATATTATGGATTATTGGCTTCTTCTTTAATGGCTTTGGGCCAAATGTAGGCGGGCTGATTCACATTTTACTGGTTATCGCAATCATAGCAATTCTGCTTAAAGTCATTAACAGGGCTGCATAA
- a CDS encoding DUF2795 domain-containing protein — MYWTLELASHLEDAPWPATKDELIDYGIRSGAPVEVIENLQALEDDGEPYETIEEIWPDYPTKDDFFFNEDEY, encoded by the coding sequence ATGTATTGGACATTAGAACTCGCATCGCACCTGGAAGACGCTCCATGGCCTGCAACAAAAGATGAATTGATTGATTATGGTATACGATCAGGCGCACCGGTAGAGGTGATAGAAAATTTACAAGCTCTGGAAGATGATGGTGAACCATACGAAACCATAGAAGAAATTTGGCCTGATTATCCCACTAAGGATGATTTCTTCTTTAATGAAGATGAGTATTAG
- a CDS encoding cob(I)yrinic acid a,c-diamide adenosyltransferase, which yields MKIYTKTGDKGLTSLIGGTRVPKFHLRIECYGTVDELNSYIGLIMCQEIDVHYQKVLKEIQDRLFTVGASLAADPEKSRMKIPDLHESDISLLEKEMDDMNEVLPELKHFVLPGGNTVVSYCHIARCICRRAERLTVHLASDSFVDEKMTIYLNRLSDYLFVLARKLSSDAKIEENIWIPRL from the coding sequence ATGAAAATATACACCAAAACAGGTGACAAAGGGTTGACATCTTTGATTGGGGGGACAAGGGTGCCTAAATTCCATTTGAGGATAGAGTGTTATGGCACTGTAGATGAATTGAACTCCTATATCGGTCTCATCATGTGTCAGGAAATAGATGTCCATTACCAAAAGGTGTTAAAGGAGATACAGGACCGTCTGTTTACCGTTGGTGCGTCTTTAGCTGCGGATCCTGAAAAATCAAGAATGAAAATTCCCGATCTTCATGAAAGCGACATCAGCTTGCTTGAAAAAGAAATGGACGATATGAACGAAGTATTGCCAGAATTGAAACATTTTGTCCTTCCCGGCGGAAATACGGTGGTTTCCTATTGCCATATTGCCCGTTGTATATGCCGCAGGGCCGAACGGTTAACGGTTCATCTGGCGTCAGATAGCTTTGTTGACGAAAAAATGACTATTTATTTGAACCGTTTAAGTGATTATTTATTTGTTTTGGCACGAAAACTGAGTTCAGATGCTAAAATAGAGGAAAATATCTGGATTCCGCGATTATGA
- a CDS encoding ABC transporter ATP-binding protein, which yields MEKASTVKIDKALINIKDIGRKYVIGSEVIHALKSVTLDIHKGEFVALMGPSGSGKSTLMNILGCLDTPSKGHYVLNGTNVSHMSDNELAEVRNKEIGFVFQTFNLLPRSTSLDNVALPLIYAGANKKEREARAYKALENVGLGNRVTHKPNELSGGQRQRVAVARALINNPSIILADEPTGNLDTKTSIEIMGLLEEIHSKGNTIILVTHEEDIAQHAHRIVRMRDGLIEKDYQNTDVKTVSPRLSGLKEKGDDFEKIN from the coding sequence ATGGAGAAAGCGTCGACAGTAAAGATTGATAAAGCGTTAATCAACATTAAAGATATTGGTCGTAAATATGTCATCGGTTCTGAAGTGATCCATGCATTGAAATCGGTTACACTTGATATTCATAAAGGAGAGTTTGTAGCGTTGATGGGGCCTTCTGGTTCAGGGAAATCTACCCTCATGAATATTTTAGGCTGTTTGGATACACCCAGCAAGGGACATTATGTATTAAACGGTACCAATGTAAGCCACATGTCAGACAATGAGCTGGCCGAGGTCCGAAATAAGGAGATCGGTTTTGTATTTCAAACCTTTAACCTGCTGCCCCGTTCCACCTCGCTGGATAATGTCGCCCTGCCGCTGATCTATGCGGGTGCCAATAAAAAAGAACGTGAAGCACGTGCATATAAAGCATTGGAGAACGTAGGATTGGGTAACCGCGTAACCCACAAGCCCAATGAGTTATCGGGCGGGCAGCGTCAGCGGGTTGCTGTTGCCAGGGCACTCATCAATAACCCCTCCATTATTCTGGCCGATGAGCCTACCGGAAACCTGGACACCAAAACTTCCATCGAGATCATGGGACTGCTGGAAGAGATCCACAGCAAAGGAAATACCATTATTCTTGTAACGCATGAAGAGGACATAGCCCAGCATGCACACCGTATTGTAAGGATGCGGGACGGACTGATCGAGAAGGATTATCAAAATACAGATGTCAAAACAGTTTCTCCACGTTTATCCGGATTAAAGGAAAAAGGTGATGACTTTGAAAAGATAAATTGA
- the gatC gene encoding Asp-tRNA(Asn)/Glu-tRNA(Gln) amidotransferase subunit GatC, which translates to MIIDKQTIYKVADLARIAVKEEEIEALIPDMNKILTFMEKLNELDTQGVEPLVYMNMEENVWREDKVKQEISVADGLKNAARHNESFFLVPKIIEK; encoded by the coding sequence ATGATTATAGATAAGCAAACCATATACAAAGTGGCAGATCTGGCCCGAATTGCTGTAAAGGAGGAAGAAATTGAAGCACTGATCCCCGATATGAACAAGATCCTTACTTTTATGGAAAAACTGAACGAGTTGGATACCCAGGGTGTTGAGCCATTGGTATATATGAATATGGAAGAAAATGTTTGGCGTGAGGACAAGGTAAAACAGGAGATCAGTGTGGCCGACGGACTAAAAAATGCTGCCCGCCACAACGAAAGCTTTTTTCTGGTGCCAAAGATTATAGAAAAATAA
- a CDS encoding lysophospholipid acyltransferase family protein, giving the protein MSMTSIFKQAHRIYSIFIILLFSLLFYPFYYLAAQNPGTYGLLNQMRKLNSRLCSFFIGAIFRFTFEEPLSDHQPYIYCSNHTSNLDIMILCTLARGRFHFMGKDELLKNPVLKIFFKTIDIPVNRESKISAFRAFKRAGENLEQGMSLIIFPEGKIDDGHYPPKLMPFKNGPFRLAIEKKIPIVPVSLTNIWKRMWDDGAKYGSTPGICDIYVHKPVLTTNLTINDSDELKDRIFELINSKLVDK; this is encoded by the coding sequence ATGTCCATGACCAGTATTTTTAAGCAAGCACACAGAATCTATTCCATCTTTATTATACTGTTGTTCTCCTTGCTTTTTTATCCCTTCTATTACCTTGCTGCCCAAAATCCTGGAACCTATGGTTTACTGAATCAGATGCGTAAACTGAACAGCAGGTTGTGCAGTTTTTTTATAGGAGCCATATTTCGTTTTACCTTCGAAGAACCTCTTTCTGACCATCAGCCTTATATTTATTGTTCAAATCATACTTCCAATCTCGACATCATGATCTTATGTACCCTGGCAAGGGGACGGTTTCATTTTATGGGAAAGGATGAGCTGCTTAAAAATCCTGTACTGAAGATATTTTTTAAGACGATTGATATTCCTGTAAACCGTGAAAGTAAAATATCTGCTTTCAGGGCCTTTAAACGGGCAGGCGAAAACCTTGAACAGGGGATGAGCCTGATCATTTTTCCGGAAGGGAAAATAGATGATGGACACTATCCGCCAAAATTGATGCCCTTTAAAAACGGCCCTTTCAGATTGGCCATAGAAAAGAAAATTCCTATTGTTCCGGTCAGTTTAACCAATATCTGGAAAAGAATGTGGGATGATGGGGCAAAATATGGTTCTACACCAGGAATATGTGATATTTACGTACATAAGCCGGTTTTAACTACTAATTTGACAATAAATGATTCAGATGAACTAAAAGACCGTATTTTTGAGCTGATAAACAGTAAACTTGTTGATAAATGA
- the trpS gene encoding tryptophan--tRNA ligase: MKETVVSGIRPTGQLHLGNYFGAVTNFVKMQYDYNCYFFIADLHSLTTHPTPQDLHGYVRHVLVEYLACGIDPEETTIYIQSDVPEVAELYLYLNMNAYMGELERSTSFKDKVRSQPDNVNAGLLTYPTLMAADILIHKATKVPVGKDQEQHLEFTRTFGNRFNRLYNADYFPEAFAFNYAENLVKIPGLDGNGKMSKSSGDGNCIYLADSPEIIRKKVLRAVTDSGPTEENQAKPEAIQNLFDLMKIVSAADTLAHFDDMYNKMAIRYGDFKKQLAEDMIIFNTPIRERIEEISKDSSYLRQVAKHGALKARESAQRTIKEVRELIGFKSF, from the coding sequence ATGAAAGAAACGGTAGTTAGCGGGATCCGTCCGACAGGACAGTTACACCTTGGAAATTATTTTGGTGCAGTAACCAATTTTGTAAAAATGCAGTATGATTATAACTGTTATTTTTTTATTGCCGACCTCCATTCTTTAACCACCCATCCTACACCTCAGGACCTGCATGGCTATGTGAGACATGTGCTGGTAGAATATCTGGCCTGTGGAATAGATCCTGAAGAAACGACCATCTACATTCAGTCTGATGTTCCTGAAGTTGCTGAATTGTACCTGTACCTGAATATGAATGCCTATATGGGCGAACTGGAAAGAAGTACTTCTTTTAAAGATAAAGTAAGATCACAGCCCGATAACGTAAATGCAGGTTTGCTAACCTACCCTACCTTAATGGCAGCTGATATTTTGATCCATAAGGCTACCAAGGTACCTGTTGGAAAAGATCAGGAACAACATCTTGAGTTTACACGCACCTTTGGAAACCGTTTTAACAGATTATACAATGCTGATTATTTCCCAGAGGCTTTTGCTTTCAACTACGCAGAGAACCTGGTTAAAATACCAGGTTTAGATGGCAATGGTAAAATGAGTAAATCCAGTGGGGACGGCAATTGTATTTATTTGGCGGACAGCCCGGAAATCATCCGCAAAAAAGTATTGCGCGCAGTAACAGACAGCGGACCAACTGAAGAGAACCAGGCCAAGCCGGAAGCTATCCAGAATTTATTTGACCTGATGAAAATTGTTTCAGCAGCCGATACATTGGCACATTTCGATGACATGTACAACAAAATGGCAATAAGGTATGGTGATTTCAAAAAACAACTGGCCGAAGACATGATTATTTTTAACACGCCTATCCGTGAGCGCATAGAGGAAATCTCTAAAGACAGCTCTTATCTGCGTCAGGTAGCCAAACATGGGGCTTTAAAAGCCAGAGAGAGCGCACAACGGACAATAAAGGAAGTCAGAGAACTCATCGGTTTCAAATCATTTTAA